One Spirochaetales bacterium DNA segment encodes these proteins:
- the manA gene encoding mannose-6-phosphate isomerase, class I produces MADIFVLHNTIQEYAWGSRSYISMLLGRNIPSPRPEAELWMGAHPRGPSKVTQDNGEVSLIDVIESDPEGILGEYVVQRFDKKLPFLFKVLASEKPLSIQAHPDRVQAEEGFRRENEKGIPLDAPYRVYRDKNHKPEIICALTPFWALNGFRPIHDITDTIRKTGSAALMSRLDLIECGREESGLKAFFRSIMTMGDDEKREAIEAVHAFARANADNSPSCRWICDIFREYPSDTGIFAVLLLNLVNLKPGEAMFLPACRLHSYLNGVGIELMANSDNVLRGGLTPKHIDIPELCNIIDFREHPVSILRPRQNRNHEKRYATPAEEFLLSSCAVTPGRPYRSPADRSIEIIICTEGNASVRGSDDEREIPMRRGRSILIPARLRRYEISGNALLYKAAVPLPC; encoded by the coding sequence ATGGCCGATATATTTGTGCTTCACAACACGATACAGGAATACGCATGGGGAAGCCGCAGTTATATTTCAATGCTTTTAGGCAGGAATATCCCTTCACCCCGCCCCGAAGCCGAACTGTGGATGGGAGCGCACCCGCGCGGGCCTTCGAAGGTGACGCAGGATAACGGCGAGGTTTCGCTTATCGATGTTATCGAATCGGACCCGGAAGGAATACTCGGCGAATATGTTGTACAGAGATTCGATAAAAAGCTTCCGTTTCTCTTCAAGGTGCTTGCTTCGGAAAAGCCCCTTTCGATTCAGGCACATCCGGATCGAGTGCAGGCTGAAGAAGGGTTCAGGCGAGAAAACGAAAAGGGAATCCCCCTTGACGCCCCGTATCGCGTGTATCGTGATAAAAATCATAAACCGGAAATTATCTGCGCACTCACCCCCTTCTGGGCTTTGAACGGGTTCAGACCGATACATGACATCACGGACACCATTCGAAAAACAGGAAGCGCCGCCCTCATGAGTCGGCTCGACCTCATCGAATGCGGACGGGAGGAGTCCGGCCTGAAAGCCTTTTTCCGTTCGATCATGACCATGGGAGACGATGAAAAGAGGGAGGCAATCGAGGCGGTCCATGCATTCGCCCGCGCGAACGCGGACAATTCACCGTCGTGCAGATGGATATGCGATATTTTCAGGGAATATCCTTCCGATACCGGTATCTTTGCCGTATTGCTTCTCAATCTCGTCAACCTTAAACCGGGCGAAGCGATGTTTCTGCCGGCGTGCCGGCTACATTCGTATCTGAACGGCGTCGGCATCGAACTGATGGCCAACTCCGATAATGTCCTCCGCGGGGGGCTTACCCCCAAACATATCGATATACCGGAGTTGTGTAACATCATCGATTTCAGGGAGCATCCCGTTTCCATCCTCCGTCCCCGCCAGAATCGCAATCATGAAAAACGCTACGCCACCCCAGCCGAAGAGTTTCTGCTTTCATCGTGTGCGGTCACCCCCGGAAGACCCTACAGAAGCCCGGCCGATCGAAGCATTGAAATCATCATCTGCACGGAAGGGAACGCCTCTGTTCGCGGAAGCGATGACGAGCGGGAGATACCGATGAGACGCGGGAGATCGATCCTGATTCCGGCCCGGCTTCGGCGGTATGAGATTTCGGGGAACGCGCTTCTCTATAAAGCGGCCGTTCCGCTTCCCTGTTAA
- a CDS encoding ABC transporter permease, with protein MISMKVAFRNLFRQKKRTVFTGLSMFVGYVLACISIGWADGTYNSIIDNFTGNELGHIQIHRNGYLDKPDIYTSIEETGRIDEVLDEIEDVDSHTARIYSYGLLSSGDKSTGVRIIGVEPKTENETTNMVRKVKDGRYFGENPKDVLLGTTLAGILETKPLDSVVIVSQAADGSIANDRYEVAGIIDTGDPAADRSSIYLTLGAAQDLFVLGGGVHEIVITVSSLGRVDDTVKTIKARLNDPDLEVVPWQVFAQEFYRAMQADKGGMYIMLMVIILVVAITVLNTILMAVLERQKEYGVLRALGTRPMQIVRMVISETLLLSLASILMGAVIGFVVNALLSQHGIPLSRPLEWGGMYIESMKSELTIQSFFLPAITVIGTAFIVSVFPAIKAARTEPAITMRTI; from the coding sequence ATGATATCGATGAAAGTCGCGTTCCGAAACCTGTTCAGACAAAAAAAACGTACCGTTTTTACCGGTTTGAGTATGTTTGTCGGATATGTCCTCGCCTGTATTTCAATCGGCTGGGCCGACGGGACATACAATTCCATCATCGATAATTTTACCGGAAACGAACTCGGGCACATCCAGATTCACAGAAACGGCTACCTCGACAAACCGGATATCTATACGTCAATCGAAGAGACCGGCCGCATCGACGAGGTACTCGATGAGATCGAAGATGTCGATTCCCATACCGCGCGAATCTATTCATACGGCCTCCTTTCATCTGGGGACAAAAGTACGGGGGTGAGAATAATCGGTGTGGAGCCGAAAACGGAAAACGAAACCACGAACATGGTCCGGAAAGTGAAGGACGGCAGGTACTTCGGTGAAAACCCGAAGGACGTCCTGCTCGGTACCACCCTTGCCGGCATACTCGAAACAAAACCGCTTGATTCCGTTGTGATCGTTTCCCAGGCCGCAGACGGCTCCATCGCCAACGACCGGTATGAGGTAGCCGGAATCATCGATACGGGAGATCCGGCCGCCGACAGAAGTTCCATCTATCTGACGCTCGGGGCGGCGCAGGACCTCTTCGTGCTCGGCGGCGGCGTGCACGAAATCGTCATTACCGTTTCCAGCCTCGGCAGGGTCGACGACACCGTGAAAACAATAAAAGCGAGACTCAACGACCCCGACCTGGAAGTGGTCCCCTGGCAGGTATTTGCACAAGAGTTCTACCGTGCGATGCAGGCTGATAAAGGCGGCATGTATATCATGCTCATGGTTATTATACTGGTTGTCGCCATTACCGTGCTGAATACCATACTCATGGCGGTGCTGGAACGGCAGAAGGAATACGGCGTCCTCCGGGCATTGGGGACCCGGCCTATGCAAATAGTCAGGATGGTGATAAGCGAAACACTTCTTTTATCATTGGCGAGCATACTGATGGGTGCTGTAATCGGATTCGTGGTCAATGCCCTTCTCTCACAGCACGGGATACCGCTCAGCCGGCCGCTCGAATGGGGGGGGATGTATATCGAGTCAATGAAATCGGAGCTTACCATCCAGTCGTTTTTCCTTCCGGCAATCACGGTTATTGGAACGGCTTTCATCGTATCGGTCTTTCCGGCAATAAAGGCCGCGCGTACCGAACCGGCGATCACGATGCGTACCATCTGA
- a CDS encoding outer membrane lipoprotein-sorting protein — protein sequence MNHHGHLLRRTGCLFGLCLLLAVVSAVPLAAQKRPPIDDVVKRIDDLYRADSSYGVLLMNITNPHWKRSLRMRVWTKGTEKTLIRILEPEKERGVGTLRIENEMWNYLPKTNKVIKIPPSMMMSSWMGSDFNNNDLVSEFTFVKDYRFEYTEVDDGDENTLYIKCTPREGRPIVWEYVVMAVIPGSLIPKWQRFYSENDELMRTMYYRDIKTFNGREIPSVIELIPTGEKENSTVLEYLELDFEQAVPDSFFTLRNLRKF from the coding sequence GTGAACCATCATGGACATTTATTGCGTCGTACGGGATGTTTATTCGGATTGTGTTTACTACTCGCAGTTGTAAGCGCCGTCCCCCTCGCCGCGCAAAAGCGGCCCCCGATTGACGATGTCGTCAAACGTATCGACGATCTGTACAGGGCGGACTCCAGTTACGGCGTTTTGCTGATGAACATCACCAACCCCCACTGGAAGAGGTCGTTGCGGATGAGGGTGTGGACAAAAGGCACTGAAAAAACCCTGATCCGTATTCTCGAGCCGGAAAAGGAACGCGGTGTCGGCACATTGCGGATCGAAAACGAAATGTGGAATTATCTTCCGAAAACCAACAAGGTGATAAAAATACCGCCTTCGATGATGATGAGTTCATGGATGGGATCAGATTTCAACAACAACGACCTTGTCAGTGAGTTCACCTTTGTCAAGGATTATCGTTTTGAATACACTGAGGTCGACGACGGGGACGAAAATACGCTCTATATCAAATGTACGCCCAGGGAAGGGAGGCCGATCGTCTGGGAGTATGTCGTCATGGCGGTTATACCCGGCTCGCTGATCCCGAAATGGCAGCGATTCTATTCGGAGAATGACGAACTGATGAGGACCATGTATTACCGGGACATTAAAACGTTCAACGGGCGGGAAATCCCCTCCGTCATCGAACTGATCCCCACCGGTGAAAAAGAAAACAGCACGGTGCTCGAGTATCTTGAACTCGATTTCGAACAAGCGGTTCCGGATTCGTTTTTCACATTGCGGAATTTAAGAAAATTTTGA